The Solidesulfovibrio sp. genomic interval CGACGCCGTCGAGGCCCTGGGCTTCCCGCTCATCGTCGAGCCCGACCGCGCCGCCGCCGAGCTGGCCAGGCACCATTTCGTCTTTCTCTTCGCCCCCAACTACCACCCGGCCTTCAAGCGCATCGGCCCCATCCGCAAGGAACTGGGCGTGCGCTCGCTGTTCAATTTGATGGGGCCGCTTTTGAACCCGGCCCGGCCCACCCACCAGCTGCTCGGCGTGCCCACCTCGCGCCACGTGCGGCTGATGGCCGAAGTCCTGGCGCTGACCGGCCTGCCCTGCGGCGCGGTCATCCACGGCGCCGGCGGCTTCGACGAGCTGACCCCCTTCGGCCCGGCCACGGTCTGCTGGCTGCGCGACGGCTGGCTCAAAAACGACCGCATCGACCCGCAGAGCCTAGGCATCCCCCCGCACAAGCCGGCCGAGGTCGTGGTTTCCGGCCGCGACGAGGCCGTGGCCGTGCTGCGCGACGTCCTGGCCGGCCAGGGCAACCAGGCCATGCTGGACATGGTCGCGCTCAACCTCGGCTGCGCCCTGCACCTGCTCGAAGAGGGGCTTTCCCTCCAACAGGGCGTGGACAAGGCCCGTGACGCCATCGCTTCCGGGGTGGCGGCGAAATTTTTCAAGGACACCCTCCATGCTTGAGAAATTCCGGGCCGCCCAGGCCCCGGCCATACGCCGCCTCAAGGAACTCGAGGCGGCCGAGAAGCTGCCCCTGCCCTACCCCGGGCCGC includes:
- the trpD gene encoding anthranilate phosphoribosyltransferase, whose protein sequence is MEKHVECLELLAIGKDLPKELATFAFRAMYTGEMPASCVGAFLMGLKTKGECAVEIAAGVTTALEEARLVPGLSGARIDTCGTGGDNTCSFNCSTAVALFLAAMGHDVVKHGNRAVSSSCGSADAVEALGFPLIVEPDRAAAELARHHFVFLFAPNYHPAFKRIGPIRKELGVRSLFNLMGPLLNPARPTHQLLGVPTSRHVRLMAEVLALTGLPCGAVIHGAGGFDELTPFGPATVCWLRDGWLKNDRIDPQSLGIPPHKPAEVVVSGRDEAVAVLRDVLAGQGNQAMLDMVALNLGCALHLLEEGLSLQQGVDKARDAIASGVAAKFFKDTLHA